A single window of Chloroflexota bacterium DNA harbors:
- a CDS encoding SDR family oxidoreductase, protein MTIDGKVALVTGGSGGLGSVHCLTLAKVGCHVAVAGYTHMGKAEAVAEQIQNLGRNATAIKMDVSELDDVQRGVKQIEEALGPVEILVNNAASGIVRAATIINTEKKDWDRDLSVNLTGAFNTIKCCMPGMVERGWGRIINISSISGTQGGMGQCSYAATKAGLIGLMRTAALEGARKGVTCNALVLGVFDAGGFHEVTPEFQERIIKRMAMRRMGDPQEVSNVLAFLASEESSFITGETIEVSGGANLFTF, encoded by the coding sequence ATGACCATTGACGGAAAAGTGGCTCTGGTTACCGGCGGCTCTGGTGGACTGGGCAGCGTGCACTGTTTGACCCTGGCCAAAGTCGGCTGCCACGTGGCCGTTGCCGGGTACACTCACATGGGTAAGGCCGAGGCTGTAGCCGAACAAATTCAAAATCTGGGCAGAAACGCCACTGCCATCAAGATGGACGTGTCGGAACTGGATGATGTGCAGCGGGGGGTAAAGCAGATAGAAGAAGCACTCGGTCCTGTCGAAATCCTGGTCAACAACGCTGCTTCCGGTATCGTGCGCGCGGCTACCATTATCAATACCGAGAAGAAAGACTGGGACCGCGACCTGTCGGTCAACCTGACCGGCGCTTTCAACACCATCAAATGCTGCATGCCGGGCATGGTGGAGCGCGGCTGGGGTCGCATTATCAATATTTCTTCTATCTCCGGCACCCAGGGGGGTATGGGACAGTGCAGCTATGCCGCCACCAAGGCGGGTCTCATCGGCCTTATGAGGACGGCGGCACTGGAGGGCGCCAGAAAGGGTGTTACCTGCAACGCGCTGGTACTGGGCGTCTTCGACGCCGGTGGCTTTCATGAGGTTACTCCGGAGTTTCAGGAGCGCATCATCAAGCGCATGGCGATGCGCCGGATGGGTGACCCGCAGGAGGTGAGCAACGTCCTCGCTTTCCTGGCTTCGGAAGAATCGAGCTTCATTACCGGAGAGACCATTGAAGTAAGCGGCGGCGCCAATCTGTTCACCTTCTAA
- a CDS encoding 3-hydroxybutyryl-CoA dehydrogenase, whose amino-acid sequence MEIKQVGVVGCGQMGGGIAQVSAQSGYQVTVSEINEELLNKGLAAINSSLAKAVEKERITPQDKEATVSRIKGTTSMKDLSSCDLVIEAAIENLELKKKIFAELDSVCPKHAILATNTSCLSIIEMAMTTSRPDKVLGMHFFNPPPLMKLLEVGRTVATSEETLEIIRNFGRSLGKTVITAPDSPGFIVNRLMVPQVMNAIRMLEAGVASKEDIDNGMMLGLNHPIGPLAVADLVGLDTFYYIASAMYDKFKDPQFAPPVLLEKMVTAGWLGRKTGKGFYDYK is encoded by the coding sequence ATGGAAATCAAGCAAGTTGGTGTCGTCGGCTGCGGGCAGATGGGTGGTGGTATTGCACAGGTAAGCGCCCAGTCCGGCTACCAGGTGACTGTCTCTGAGATAAATGAGGAGCTGTTAAACAAGGGGCTGGCCGCAATCAATTCGTCACTGGCCAAAGCGGTGGAGAAGGAGAGAATCACACCGCAGGATAAAGAGGCTACCGTCTCCCGTATCAAAGGCACCACCAGTATGAAGGACTTAAGCAGCTGCGACCTCGTCATCGAGGCAGCGATTGAAAACCTGGAATTGAAAAAGAAGATATTCGCCGAACTGGACTCGGTCTGCCCCAAACACGCCATCCTGGCCACCAACACATCGTGCCTTTCCATCATTGAAATGGCCATGACCACCAGCAGGCCGGACAAAGTGCTTGGAATGCACTTTTTCAATCCACCGCCTTTAATGAAACTGCTGGAGGTAGGCAGGACAGTTGCCACCAGTGAGGAGACTCTGGAAATCATCCGGAATTTCGGGCGGTCGCTGGGGAAGACCGTTATCACCGCTCCGGACTCACCCGGCTTTATCGTCAACCGCCTGATGGTTCCCCAGGTAATGAACGCCATCCGGATGCTGGAAGCAGGGGTGGCCAGCAAAGAAGACATCGACAATGGCATGATGCTTGGTTTAAATCACCCCATAGGCCCGCTGGCCGTGGCAGACCTGGTAGGCCTGGACACGTTTTACTATATCGCCAGCGCCATGTACGATAAATTCAAGGACCCTCAGTTTGCTCCCCCAGTCCTGCTGGAGAAGATGGTTACCGCAGGGTGGCTCGGGCGTAAAACAGGCAAGGGTTTTTACGATTACAAGTAG
- the corA gene encoding magnesium/cobalt transporter CorA: protein MAIREVEVKEKGKGLNIESVEWNGLTWFDIEKPTERDTEYLAQNFPFHPLDLDDCLSRIQRPKIDEYRDYLFLVLHFPVFNKDARLTTPSQVSVFIGANYLITLHKGDLKPLVKLFRECQLEEEARQENFSQGSGYLLYRIIDRLIDYCIPILNRISANIEETEDNVFASKRIPRAIEDISVLRRDVISFRRIIWPMRAVIATLEPKIRRFTKMDLAVYFGDTVDHVDKIWDGLDEYKEIIEGLNDTHDSLATNRTNEVIRMLTVIATILLPITVVASIFGMNIPLGPFGNSAYSALFVFFICLAIIGGMLYFFRRNRWI from the coding sequence ATGGCAATTCGAGAGGTCGAGGTCAAAGAAAAAGGCAAAGGATTAAATATTGAATCGGTCGAATGGAATGGTCTGACCTGGTTCGATATTGAAAAGCCCACCGAGCGGGATACCGAATACCTGGCGCAGAATTTCCCCTTCCACCCCCTCGACCTTGATGACTGCCTCAGCCGCATCCAGCGGCCCAAAATAGATGAGTACCGGGATTACCTGTTTCTGGTGCTGCACTTCCCGGTATTCAACAAAGATGCCAGACTGACCACGCCCAGCCAGGTCTCCGTGTTTATCGGTGCCAATTACCTGATTACGCTGCATAAAGGCGACCTCAAGCCACTGGTGAAACTGTTCCGGGAGTGCCAGCTTGAGGAGGAGGCACGACAGGAAAACTTCAGCCAGGGGTCGGGGTACCTGCTCTATCGTATCATTGACCGGCTCATTGACTACTGTATTCCGATTCTAAATCGGATAAGCGCTAATATTGAAGAAACCGAAGACAATGTCTTCGCCAGCAAACGAATACCGCGGGCCATCGAGGATATTTCCGTCCTGAGGCGCGATGTTATCTCCTTCCGCCGCATCATCTGGCCGATGAGGGCGGTCATCGCTACACTGGAACCGAAGATACGGCGGTTCACCAAGATGGACCTGGCCGTCTACTTCGGCGACACGGTTGACCACGTCGATAAGATATGGGACGGCCTGGATGAATACAAGGAAATCATTGAGGGCCTCAATGATACGCACGATTCGCTGGCCACCAACCGCACCAACGAGGTCATACGCATGCTGACCGTCATCGCCACCATCCTGCTGCCGATTACCGTGGTGGCGAGCATCTTCGGCATGAACATCCCTCTGGGGCCTTTTGGCAATTCCGCATACTCGGCACTCTTTGTCTTTTTCATCTGCCTCGCCATCATCGGCGGCATGCTCTACTTCTTCCGCCGAAACCGCTGGATATGA
- a CDS encoding queuosine precursor transporter has product MSVSHRLVIFIALFITCLITANVTAVKVISLGPFLLPAAIFIFPLSYIFGDALTEVYGYRLARRVIWLGFLCNLIFVFFVWVGQVLPAAPFWEGQEAYQRILGYTPRLLAASFLGYLVGEFANSFILSKMKIMTRGRWLWSRTIGSTIIGQGLDTAIFVTVAFIGTPSFVPIMILYHWLAKTLIEALATPLTYVMVNWMKRREATDTYDYDTKFNPFRIAN; this is encoded by the coding sequence ATGAGTGTCTCGCACCGACTGGTGATATTCATCGCCCTCTTCATCACCTGTCTCATTACCGCCAATGTCACCGCCGTCAAGGTCATCAGCCTTGGCCCATTCCTCCTGCCAGCGGCCATTTTCATCTTCCCTTTGAGCTACATCTTCGGGGACGCCCTCACGGAGGTCTACGGCTACCGTCTGGCACGCCGGGTTATATGGCTCGGCTTTCTCTGCAACCTTATCTTCGTCTTCTTTGTCTGGGTGGGGCAGGTACTACCCGCCGCGCCTTTCTGGGAAGGGCAGGAGGCCTACCAGCGCATTCTGGGCTATACGCCGAGGTTGCTGGCCGCCTCATTTCTGGGCTACCTGGTCGGCGAGTTCGCCAACTCCTTCATTCTGTCCAAAATGAAGATTATGACGCGGGGTCGCTGGCTGTGGAGTCGCACCATCGGCTCCACCATCATTGGGCAGGGGCTGGACACAGCGATTTTCGTCACCGTGGCCTTCATCGGCACGCCGTCCTTTGTACCCATCATGATTCTCTATCACTGGCTGGCCAAGACGCTCATTGAAGCCCTGGCCACCCCCCTCACCTACGTCATGGTCAACTGGATGAAGAGGAGAGAGGCCACTGATACCTATGATTACGATACTAAGTTCAACCCTTTCCGCATTGCCAACTAG